Proteins encoded together in one Lathyrus oleraceus cultivar Zhongwan6 chromosome 5, CAAS_Psat_ZW6_1.0, whole genome shotgun sequence window:
- the LOC127081295 gene encoding uncharacterized protein LOC127081295 has protein sequence MTTLRRNTFSLKYKEPRLDNLKGLISDLTLNKRDDFIKDYGKISSLLTKKVDYGIISSLAQYYDAPLRYFTFADFKLALNLEEVERIVGLKLKDFNPIRKLEEEVGPKKIALALSINVLIVLANWVEKGGFKGFSMRFLEELAPKFKKEGDWNTFYVMLALLIHVIILFPDIEKFVDHVVTEVFLSGNPVPFLLGDIYHALHARYEKRGGTLLCCAPFLYTWFMQHIPEKGPFMAK, from the coding sequence ATGACAACTCTAAGAAGAAACACTTTCTCActtaagtacaaggaacctaGGCTTGACAATCTAAAAGGATTGATCTCTGATTTGACTCTCAATAAGCGTGATGACTTCATAAAAGACTATGGGAAAATTTCGAGCCTTCTGACTAAGAAAGTTGATTATGGGATTATCAGCTCTTTGGCACAATATTATGATGCACCTCTACGCTATTTCACATTTGCTGATTTCAAACTAGCTCTTAATTTGGAagaagttgagagaattgtgGGTTTAAAGTTGAAAGATTTCAATCCAATTCGAAAGCTTGAAGAAGAAGTGGGCCCAAAGAAGATAGCTTTAGCCCTAAGTATCAATGTCCTAATTGTTTTAGCCAATTGGGTCGAGAAAGGGGGTTTCAAAGGTTTTTCCATGAGGTTCTTGGAAGAATTAGCTCCGAAGTTCAAAAAAGAAGGAGATTGGAACACATTCTATGTTATGTTGGCTCTATTGATCCATGTGATTATACTCTTCCCAGACATTGAAAAGTTTGTGGATCATGTGGTCACAGAAGTCTTTCTCTCTGGAAATCCTGTACCATTTCTCTTAGGTGACATTTACCATGCCCTTCACGCTCGATATGAAAAGAGGGGTGGAACTTTGTTATGTTGTGCTCCTTTTCTTTATACTTGGTTCATGCAACATATTCCAGAAAAAGGACCTTTTATGGCAAAATAA